The following nucleotide sequence is from Thunnus albacares chromosome 15, fThuAlb1.1, whole genome shotgun sequence.
ATTTACTGTATCTCGTCCAATTAAACgttataataatgtatttatgagttgtttttttgaaCCCACTGGACTGTTATTTACCTACGCATTATTTTGTATCTGTTCTGCCGGTCTGACATGATGTTATCGAGCCGATCGATGAATTTCCGCAGATCTCTGACTTGGttggttttctctctgtagAGAGCGAGGGCCTCGGCGTACTCCCTAATGAGGGCAGAGGGAAGAAATTGGCACAGTTTAAAGATTTTTCTGATTCCTGCCTTCAGTGTGCACATGTAAAACGAGGACAGAGGATGATTTAGTGATGGCCAAAGGGTAGATTGGATTgaggtatttaaaaaaaaaaaaaaatgtcggTGGCAGAAGTAATCTCATTGGATGAGTTGAACCTCACTGGCGAGAATTTTGTCTGACTAGTAAACCAGTCTAGAGGGAGAGAAGGACACTTGGTTCAGTAAAGTAGGACTGCAATTAaagttttaatatattttcaataaattgttaatctgacaattatttttagATTAATATAATTTAGTGTATGGAATGTCCTGTGTCCTGAGAGCCTGAGGTGATGAAAACGTAAAGATATTCATtcaacaatgatataaaacagagaaaaccagcaaatattaacatttgagaagctggaatttattgtttttgcttaattaaaccattttaacaattaatcaattcaaaattgttgctgataaTTTTCAACAATTGTCTCAGCTCTAGGATAAAGCAGTTATTTAAAGATCCCTTGCAGTCATGTttgaagacattaaaaaaaaaaaaaatcctctgctCAAAGTAATAAATTGAGtttccttaaaatgacatttcctctttctccctcatttaaaaatccagagtctgcaaatattgttcattttaaaagctgaactgagggatgaaagatgtctcctacttcactgaaaagtccattttcactgtatgtgcactggaggcttttATAAATTgtatactggaccatgattggctccagactagttgtgatgtgACTGTAAACCCACctgttaaactcagattttcagtttCCCCTTCAGcggatgaaagtgaaaacagcctcctagtgtcaaactctacaTCATTCAACTGAAGTAACAcgaagcaaaacacatttctgactggagggagactttaagtttatattttctgtatagATCTGCTTCTTTGGCTCCATCCGCTCTGTCTCTGGGGAATGCAACTAAGATTCAACCActgtgaaagtttttttttttttggaaagctTGTGATTTCTCACCTGACCACCTGCTCCTGCTCACCATAGTTGCTCTCGTACACTCTGATCTTATTCTTCAGCCGAGTGATTTCTATGTCGATCTTCTTGGTGCTGCTGGTCACCTGCTGCCGTTCGGGGCTGATCTTAGTGGCTTTGGCCAGATATTCCTGTCATCACATGTGATATCTGATGAAAAGCTGGGAACTCTGAATTTTTGCTAGAGACAGCTGCAGTACTCTCTTTGATCATCTCTCTAAATCATCTCTTTGATCGAGTTTTCTTACTGTTAGCTGATCTGGATAGCTTAATGTAGCCTAAATGCTACAACTGGACATTTACATGACCAAAAATTATATCCCTGAGGTAAATGTAACAACTAAAGATGACCTAATGAGCAACTTACATTAGCACAGCTCTTGTCAAACATGTTATTGTTACCTGTAACTCGTCTTCTTTTGAGGAAAGTTCACTTTTCATAGCTTGGATGTTGTCTTCATGAATCTTCAGTTTGTGTTCGAAGATCTTAAGGTTTCGTTCATGTCTTCCACACTCCGCCTCTAACTTCAGATGCTCATCCTTTgagcaaacaacaaacaaataataatcaatatcaCCATCTCCACTTCTGGTGGAAGGTGTGAGATTAAACTACATCTTTACAAAATTACTTCACGACACCGGAAATGATTATTCAAGAGAAAAATAACGTTGtcaatttaaaatgctttacatTCAAACAATTCACACATCGCAAACGTTTTAAAAAGCAGAGGATGGAACAGTGGCGTCAAAACCACAGAAACCAGCCAGCAACAGCAGTGAAATGTTGCCTACACTCTTCTGGTTTCTGACACTATTTTTAGACTCTGAACAAAGTGACATGACAATGCAGTGGTGTACCTTCAACGGCTCCATGTCCTCAGAGAGCTGATCAATTCGTTCTCTAACAGACGAATACTTGGAGTCTGCGTCTTCTGCCATTTTTCGATACTTGTCGAATTCTGTCTTTGCTTCATGAACCGTTTGCTTTTCTGCCTCGATTTTCTGTTGGTTCTCTGCAGCGACTTCTTCCTGCAACGTTTGAAGATTTGAAAATATTACACCttcaaaaaaaatgacagtggGATTTATGTCTGTTTTGAAAGGGtgcaaataaaaagtaaatgatcACCAAGGAGTTGATGTCATCAATCTGCTCGTCCCCAACAGTCTCCAGCTCAGTTATCGTTGCTTTAACTTCATTCACAGATACCTGCattgaaaacataaacaaagagcaaattaaatcacacACTACCTCCTTTTTCTTTACTCTTAAGTTGGACCGTGTTCTTCACACTTTAAAAGAGTACGGTTCACTGACCAGAGTCTTCTTCAGGGTCATGATGGTGTTGTTCAGCTTGCTCTCCATGGTCAGGATGTCTTCGCTCACAGAGGTCACGTGGAGCTGAAACCTGGACAGCTGAGCCTGGTGATTCTCCAGGTCTGAATCCAACATACTGTGACAGGCAGGATCGATTATTATCTCCAATCAAAACATCACTCAGCTGTAAATTTACcttgtttctaaaaaaaacttatgataatgaaaataaagtttccaaaaaaaacaaaaaactgatgTTAGATCACTAGGTCCCATTTAATGCCATGATGAGAGGAGTCCATTTGAATAACCCACTGATGGGTTTTTGCATTCACATcctaatgttttaaaaattgctTTTTAGATTTcctattataaatatttttgtctaGTCTTTTGTTGGTCCTCATATCatgacaatgaaatgaaaaaaatacaaaatcattCACTATTCGAAACAAGGCAATAGATGACAAGGCACAAGATGCCCAATTTTCATTTCCGCTTGACATAAAAGAGggtacagcaataaaaaaacatcatactttcggtttgaatatttcactcagtgtaagTATCAAATGGTGTCATTGAAGCATGAGGACAGGAAAACACAGACTACTGTACACAAGACAATGTTGATAATGTCAACGGTGTCTTTTAACTCAAAATCAtctaatttttaaatgttatggAAAAGTCGTTTTGACACAATTAAACATAATCTCTTTGCTGCCTTTTGTTCCCAGCTTATTTTATCGTCGTGAAAGCTTATCTACCTTATTTCAGTCTCGAGATCCCCACCGAGAAACTTTGCCATGCTGAAGTCAGAGGTGTAATAACGGTTCGGGTACACCTGATCTCCCTCAGCAGTGAAGGCCTCACGGCAGTTTTTGGGCGGCCAGCCTTGCTGCATGACCCTCCTcgctctttctttttcctgcaATCCAACATGAAGAAGAGGTTCGACTGATTGagggtgaaatgaaaaataactgtGACATCACTCCTGCAACAATCATACATGCAAAACCTGTCTATGTGAGACACTAACTTTAATGATCAGAATCGATTCTATCCCTCTCATATCAATAAGGCAGTTGATGATGACTGGGCTGGTTGCTGTGATTATGTCCAGTACAGCTGGGTATTCTGGATGACACGCCTTCCTACAAACGGCaaagtagaaaaacaaaatgtagctttaaaacatgtcaaaaaatgtgacacaaaaaaagtgaacaaatcacaaaagctgcagctgctgacCGTCCATGAATGTTGTAAACTTTTTCAGAGAAAGGACTGACGATGATCTGTGGCCTGTTGCCCCTCGGATAAAAGCGAGACATGAGCTCCTGAAGGACCGCCTCGTCCTTGTAATTGTCACAGCAGAAAGCCTTCATGAAGCTCCGCAGACAGCACTCCACCGCCACAGCTAACGCGGGATCCTTCAAACTGATGCACGCCCCTGAGAGCAAACACAGACTGTCAACTGAAATATGTACAATTGAAACAACTGAATTTTCTGCTTCActtaaaatgatcaattaaatgcatttaaatgcaGATCATTCAGTCAAAAATGATCtgcattgtagtttttaaaggaTAGTAAGTCATTTAATTCCTCTGCTGATTAAATGACACTTTTACAGGTGACtaagtttaaacaaataaatcaacattTGAGAAATACATTATTTGCATTCTTACTGagacttagatgagaagatcgataccactctgaGAATGATATCGATCTTCTCGTCTCACTCTTGACAGGGaggcaataaataataaagtcacCTATTGGACCAACAGGTCTCTTGACAAAGCGTCCCGTTGCATAAGCCTCAGCGATAGAGCCCAACAGGTCGGGCACATGATCTCCGAATCTTTTCAGCTTGTTTGATCGACTGGCGAGGAGCTGATTCTTCCTCTTCAGTTTGGACTCGTAGGCAACCTGGATATTCCTTTCTTCCAGTCTAGTCAATATAAACAGAGCTTAATCGTGAGATTTCACTGGAGTGCAGGGAAACTGGGCTCCGACTCATACGACACTCCTCCTTAACGGTATATTtatgagaaagaaaatataaattctCGTACCTCAGTTTGTCCTGTTCTTCCTTTCCTTTGAAAAGAGCCTGATGGTTGTTTTTAATCTCCTGATTTAGCTGTGAACACTGATCGTCAAGCTCTGCAAGCTGCTCTTTCAGACGGGATAACGTCTTCTGTCGTTTCATATATTGTGTCTCTCCCTCACTGTTCAGGCTCCCactgaaatacagtacatacaattAATCTATAACACATCAGAAATATATTGGAGGATATAAATTCTTATCAAATGTAATGAAGACTTCctttatagttgtttttttttttacatttcttctcTCCCACCTTGTTTTTGCCTTGTTAATTTTCTCCAGGAGAAGATTTTGCTCCTGCTCTGACTGTTTGAGTTTGTTCAGAGCCCGAAAGTAAACAAGCTATGGAAGAAGATAGATATGTCACCATAACCGATATATAACTCATGTGCACTTGACATATTAAGAAATAAATTGAGTTTTGAAGAGACACAGGTCCAGCTTGtcatatttgtacattttgtattACCTCCTGTTCCTTGTGAGCTTTCCTAATGACCTTCACTTGCTCTTTCATCTTGAGATTGTCCTCTGATAGTGATTCTTGTTCTTCTCTTAGACTGTCAATTCTGCTTTTGATGCACTGAAGTGTTTTATCTACTTGTATGACCTTAGTCTGTGTGAAAGATCAGAGAAAGAGTGAATGTACCTTCACAGGCAACGCCTAAAATAATTTACTTGCACgctagatctttttttttttctttccggTGGAGGAGACCTCCTGGTGGTGATAGTTCGTAAACAGacttgtatatatatatatttaacaggAGATAAACATTTATGACTCACCTGACAGAGCTGAAGGTTGTATTGATGTGTGTAATTATTCTCTTCCTTTTCAATGTCCTCCTTCAATTGTTGTACCAACTGTTCCTTCTCTCTGACCtgaaagtgattaaaaaaaaaaagtgacctTGATCGTGTTCGAGTGCATTATGCAACTGATTGAAAATTGTGTGCTCAAAGGCAGTTTCAGGCAAAACattctttcacttttcaaaaggttttttcttctttttctttccctttttcccctaatatttgataaaaaaaatcctcatttttAAGAAATTCAAAAAGCAGCAGATAGTAGACTTACTAAAATGTACCATATCTAACCAAATCTTACCAAACACCATGCCATTGTTTTCTTCAGGTTCTCCAAAACCTCCTTCATCTCACTGAAGGACGACAAATTTTCATATCGTTCTTTCCTCTGTAGAAACTCTTGCTTCAGGTCCTTGagacactgaaaacaaacatttgaactgGTTTGTTTTACTTGAGGCAAGCTGAATACATGTTGCATTATTCACAAACGTATCAGTACCAAGAAAAAAGCACATGTAAGCAAATGTTAATATCagggctgtaactaatgattattttcattatcgattaatctgctgattattttcttgagtGAAAAATGCCAGTTTTAATTTTGCAGTTTCAAAGGCGACGTCCTCAGACTTTTTGTTTAGTCTGCAGTTCAGATCATTTTCAGGTTACTGTCatgtttgaaaaagaaaagcattaaatcatcacatttgaaaacctgAAACCAGCaatttttttagcatttttgcttgaaaaatgactaaattgattaattgattatcaaaatagttgctgattaattttatGTCGATCGACTATTACATTAATAGTTGCAACTCTAATGAACATTTCATTAGATTTTCTTGGTTGTTGATATCAAGAATTTGTCAGTAAATTTAAGTGTGCAGGCTACAGCCTTGATATGGAAAAACCTGATGGGATAAATCAATGGTAAGAAGTTTGtgtattaaatattttaccTCCTCTTGTCTCTCAACCTGCTGCCGTGTGACTGTCTTAGTGTGTTTGATGTGGATGTAATCCCTCTTCATCTGTTCAAGCAGAGTTGCTTTCATGAAGAACTACAAATTAAATAGGCAGATAAGAGGGAGGAAACCAAAACattcacttaaaaaaatgttctaTGATCATATTAACTTCTTTCAATACAGGTTGAATCTTAAATTTCCGAGCTAACAATGAACATGGTGGTGTTGTACCTTATACTTGTCCGCTTCACTTTTTGAATGCAGGAACTGTTTACTCATTTCTTGGTTGAGAATGGACACTGGATTATCCAGCTggaatacacaaaacaaaaataatgacaacgTTTCAAAAGGGCAGAAAAGATTATTAGTGCATCCACTGGAAGTACTTTTACCAGCTTGACAGTAAATACCTGGATATTGAAGTGGTCCAAAATGGCCGTCAGTTCCTCCTTCTTGTTTGAGATGAGTTGCCCTAAAATACAAGTTAGAAGTAGTGAGGTTCATACCTCTGTTGTCCTGAAAAAGATAATCATTAAAGTTGCATAATACtctttacatttcatttgatgCACAACAGCAACACAGCCAGCATCTCTCTGACAGAGATCATACGGTTGGTTGAACACATTTCTTAGACTGAAACGTTATCTTGCTGCCCAAGTTTAGGAGCAAACTTTTCAGCGTGCTCATTCAGTAACTGGCATGCTGGTAAAGTGCAGTTTAagatctttttatttataaaataaccTAGTGACATTTACAACACATGAAAGACATCAGTCCAGCtgtgaatgtaaatataagATACAGACGGCGTGATGTGAAACAGTGCCATGCATATAAAATGCACACATGCGAGTTTATAGAGGAAAATTCCTAACCAAGAGTAAAGAATGTATACATCTTAGGCGAAAGGTCTGATTAAAATACTTTGTCTTCACTCCCAAGTGAGTCACCCTGGCATGAAGAATATCTGTAATTCAGCAAAGTCACCTGATTTACTCCTCAGCCTGCAGGTCCGACATCCATCAACTGAGATCCGATGCTGGATGGAGATGCAGTCACCGTAGATGTCCCTTTTATAAGCGTCTGGTCCTCTGTTTCTCAGTTTCACTGTTATATCTGCGGTACTAAAGAGCAAACTATACTGTGAGAGCATTCTAGTAGAAATACCTTGCTGGTGAAGAGATTAAAGCATTTCCAACAACATTAATAAGGATACACATTGATTTGTCATTGAGGACTGGGTTTGATTGATTGTCGACTCTTACTTACTTTTCACCGAACTTCACAAAATCCTTCAGTGACACTCCTCTGTTTGTGACAGTGGCCTTTCCACCGAGGCCCACAATCAAAGCTGTCAGGATGGCACTTTTTCCACCTGAGAATGAAATCGGGAAACAACATAGACGAGAGATTAAATCACTGCATGGAAAACTTACCGCAGACATATCGCAGGTAGAACTAAAGAatgtatgcaaataaacacaaatcacGTATCCGCAGGAAATACATTAGGAGGGCTGGCTTTGAATAAACAAATTCTTAGTCCTGTGTTGTAAAGAGTGGTGTAACTTCTTTCCATAGATAATTAActgctttaatttaaaaatccGTAAATTGgatttttcactgttattttcaCTCTACAGATGAATTAAGTCATGCAAACGCATCTTTttaagtctccctccactcaaaattgtgttttgcttattgttacctCACTtagatgtttgaccttcacactagaaggttgttttcacatataTCTGctaaagggggggggggggtctgtcTCTCTATGTTCACCCTCTGAGTTTAAGATGTGTATATAAGATGTGAATTCTGTAagatcacaaccagtttggaaGCCATTCTTGGTCCAATATGTAACTTACTCTAGTGCGATGTGGAAACcagaaacctccagtgcacatacacatcatatgtccagcagttaaaaagaaaagaaaattgctTTGGTATTCATAATTTGTAGATTTTTAACGACTTAATAACTACTTAAAAACCCTATCAGATACAAATTATTGCAAGCAGAGTATTTATATATGTCTTAAATcatgtttggaggggatctttaaaatctagtgtcttttaaaaaacaaagcatatCTTTGAATATTACCACAAATGTCACTGTCATTATCAAGAAATCACTAACGACTTGTAGCTCATTCCCAATAAAAAGaccaaataacaaaacaatcattaaaaatgtcttatttaGACAAAACCctaataaatcaaataatctCCTAATAATATACTGAGGAGATAACCCTAATTCGGTGCCCTACATTCTAACTacttttgtgcattttaaacACTATAATAACGATCTTAGTTTAAAAATGACAGCCCAGATATTTATGTataattaagaaataaaatccaatttgtttgattgtttaacaaacaaaaatggatgATCAAGTTGCCTCTTTTTGGTTTTATAGAGTAACATACTGCATATATGGATTTGCTTGTCACCCCGGACGGGTTGG
It contains:
- the smc6 gene encoding structural maintenance of chromosomes protein 6 isoform X2; the encoded protein is MSKRKGKVISDPTTVKSRRVTVGGLEDAPDDRNYQEPSSNKFTHTGDIGLIESITVKNFMCHYLLGPFQFGPHVNFIVGNNGSGKSAILTALIVGLGGKATVTNRGVSLKDFVKFGENTADITVKLRNRGPDAYKRDIYGDCISIQHRISVDGCRTCRLRSKSGQLISNKKEELTAILDHFNIQLDNPVSILNQEMSKQFLHSKSEADKYKFFMKATLLEQMKRDYIHIKHTKTVTRQQVERQEECLKDLKQEFLQRKERYENLSSFSEMKEVLENLKKTMAWCLVREKEQLVQQLKEDIEKEENNYTHQYNLQLCQTKVIQVDKTLQCIKSRIDSLREEQESLSEDNLKMKEQVKVIRKAHKEQELVYFRALNKLKQSEQEQNLLLEKINKAKTSGSLNSEGETQYMKRQKTLSRLKEQLAELDDQCSQLNQEIKNNHQALFKGKEEQDKLRLEERNIQVAYESKLKRKNQLLASRSNKLKRFGDHVPDLLGSIAEAYATGRFVKRPVGPIGACISLKDPALAVAVECCLRSFMKAFCCDNYKDEAVLQELMSRFYPRGNRPQIIVSPFSEKVYNIHGRKACHPEYPAVLDIITATSPVIINCLIDMRGIESILIIKEKERARRVMQQGWPPKNCREAFTAEGDQVYPNRYYTSDFSMAKFLGGDLETEISMLDSDLENHQAQLSRFQLHVTSVSEDILTMESKLNNTIMTLKKTLVSVNEVKATITELETVGDEQIDDINSLEEVAAENQQKIEAEKQTVHEAKTEFDKYRKMAEDADSKYSSVRERIDQLSEDMEPLKDEHLKLEAECGRHERNLKIFEHKLKIHEDNIQAMKSELSSKEDELQEYLAKATKISPERQQVTSSTKKIDIEITRLKNKIRVYESNYGEQEQVVREYAEALALYREKTNQVRDLRKFIDRLDNIMSDRQNRYKIMRRSLSVRCKLYFNNFLIKMNCCGSMIFDHNNETLSISVNPPGREDDDVSDMRSLSGGERSFSTVCFMLSLWEITESPFRCLDEFDVYMDMHNRRISLDLLLELSGRQHLRQFIFITPLTTSSLPRTSLIKIHQLQDPERVPSQTGDEDV
- the smc6 gene encoding structural maintenance of chromosomes protein 6 isoform X1, which encodes MKPECISLTCFTMSKRKGKVISDPTTVKSRRVTVGGLEDAPDDRNYQEPSSNKFTHTGDIGLIESITVKNFMCHYLLGPFQFGPHVNFIVGNNGSGKSAILTALIVGLGGKATVTNRGVSLKDFVKFGENTADITVKLRNRGPDAYKRDIYGDCISIQHRISVDGCRTCRLRSKSGQLISNKKEELTAILDHFNIQLDNPVSILNQEMSKQFLHSKSEADKYKFFMKATLLEQMKRDYIHIKHTKTVTRQQVERQEECLKDLKQEFLQRKERYENLSSFSEMKEVLENLKKTMAWCLVREKEQLVQQLKEDIEKEENNYTHQYNLQLCQTKVIQVDKTLQCIKSRIDSLREEQESLSEDNLKMKEQVKVIRKAHKEQELVYFRALNKLKQSEQEQNLLLEKINKAKTSGSLNSEGETQYMKRQKTLSRLKEQLAELDDQCSQLNQEIKNNHQALFKGKEEQDKLRLEERNIQVAYESKLKRKNQLLASRSNKLKRFGDHVPDLLGSIAEAYATGRFVKRPVGPIGACISLKDPALAVAVECCLRSFMKAFCCDNYKDEAVLQELMSRFYPRGNRPQIIVSPFSEKVYNIHGRKACHPEYPAVLDIITATSPVIINCLIDMRGIESILIIKEKERARRVMQQGWPPKNCREAFTAEGDQVYPNRYYTSDFSMAKFLGGDLETEISMLDSDLENHQAQLSRFQLHVTSVSEDILTMESKLNNTIMTLKKTLVSVNEVKATITELETVGDEQIDDINSLEEVAAENQQKIEAEKQTVHEAKTEFDKYRKMAEDADSKYSSVRERIDQLSEDMEPLKDEHLKLEAECGRHERNLKIFEHKLKIHEDNIQAMKSELSSKEDELQEYLAKATKISPERQQVTSSTKKIDIEITRLKNKIRVYESNYGEQEQVVREYAEALALYREKTNQVRDLRKFIDRLDNIMSDRQNRYKIMRRSLSVRCKLYFNNFLIKMNCCGSMIFDHNNETLSISVNPPGREDDDVSDMRSLSGGERSFSTVCFMLSLWEITESPFRCLDEFDVYMDMHNRRISLDLLLELSGRQHLRQFIFITPLTTSSLPRTSLIKIHQLQDPERVPSQTGDEDV
- the smc6 gene encoding structural maintenance of chromosomes protein 6 isoform X3, which codes for MKPECISLTCFTMSKRKGKVISDPTTVKSRRVTVGGLEDAPDDRNYQEPSSNKFTHTGDIGLIESITVKNFMCHYLLGPFQFGPHVNFIVGNNGSGKSAILTALIVGLGGKATVTNRGVSLKDFVKFGENTADITVKLRNRGPDAYKRDIYGDCISIQHRISVDGCRTCRLRSKSGQLISNKKEELTAILDHFNIQLDNPVSILNQEMSKQFLHSKSEADKYKFFMKATLLEQMKRDYIHIKHTKTVTRQQVERQEECLKDLKQEFLQRKERYENLSSFSEMKEVLENLKKTMAWCLVREKEQLVQQLKEDIEKEENNYTHQYNLQLCQTKVIQVDKTLQCIKSRIDSLREEQESLSEDNLKMKEQVKVIRKAHKEQELVYFRALNKLKQSEQEQNLLLEKINKAKTSGSLNSEGETQYMKRQKTLSRLKEQLAELDDQCSQLNQEIKNNHQALFKGKEEQDKLRLEERNIQVAYESKLKRKNQLLASRSNKLKRFGDHVPDLLGSIAEAYATGRFVKRPVGPIGACISLKDPALAVAVECCLRSFMKAFCCDNYKDEAVLQELMSRFYPRGNRPQIIVSPFSEKVYNIHGRKACHPEYPAVLDIITATSPVIINCLIDMRGIESILIIKEKERARRVMQQGWPPKNCREAFTAEGDQVYPNRYYTSDFSMAKFLGGDLETEISMLDSDLENHQAQLSRFQLHVTSVSEDILTMESKLNNTIMTLKKTLVSVNEVKATITELETVGDEQIDDINSLEEVAAENQQKIEAEKQTVHEAKTEFDKYRKMAEDADSKYSSVRERIDQLSEDMEPLKDEHLKLEAECGRHERNLKIFEHKLKIHEDNIQAMKSELSSKEDELQEYLAKATKISPERQQVTSSTKKIDIEITRLKNKIRVYESNYGEQEQVVREYAEALALYREKTNQVRDLRKFIDRLDNIMSDRQNRYKIMRHSL